ctgatgaaggaacagcactccaaaagcttacGATTTCatacaaacctgttggactataacccggtgtcatgtgacttctgactttgcttcaccccagtccaacatcagcatctccacatcatgtccCAGTCTGGGTACCTTTTATCTAAGTAGCTGATCTGCAATGCCATCATATCGTTTTGTTTTGTAAGCCTTTCCTGTGGCCTCCTTCCCTTTTTTATTTAATTTAAACCTCTTCCTCCAGTCCTAGTTATTCACTTCACCAGGGCACTGGCCACAGATGGTTCAAATGAAGCCCAACAGATTGGAACAGCTCCTTCCTACCCCAATACTGCCACAATTTTCCCCATTCCTCCCATGCCCTGTACTAACATGACTGACTGCTGTTCATGACAAAAGAAATTTGCAACAGGTTTGATCAATGTCGGGAAACTAACTTTTATCGTGAGCAAATTTATTCTTAAACAAGTGGCAAAGAATGGATTACTGAATTACAACTGAGTGATTTAGATCATACCCTTTAAAACCCCAAGCATGCACATGGtgtgctataacctggtgttgtgtgacttctaacaGAGTAGAACAGGAAGGAGCAGAATGCAAAAGCATTGCTTTCACAAATAAAATGGGCAAAAAATATGGATGGAACAATATACTCAGGAAAACTGATTCTGTAGATGAACATCTGGAGACAAGGATGTGATTTTCTGTGGTTCGTATGAGTGGTGGCAATGATGACACAATATTGTCGGCAGGGTGATGGTTTGATCAATTCTTACTTAGATTTTGTATTGTTTTACTTTTCACTCTTGGAGAAAGGCCTTTTGTTTGCAGGCTACTGAATGTCTCCAAGTCCACTGCACTTACAGGTCTGTGACTAAACTGGAGCTGGGCCAGCTGGAAAGCTGTCattatgcagtttgtttcttagCTCCTAATATTACTCTGCCTCAAAGTATCCAGCTCATTACGGCAAACAAATATCAGTCTCATATAGCTGAAGTGTACACCACACAGTCCTGTTTGATCTTCAGGGCCTGTCTCCTGGTACTTTTTAGTCCTTGGGTTGCAAATAGGTTCAGTCTGGAGTCTGTTTGCATGCAGATTTGTACACGAGTTGGAACACCCTGTAAGACAGTGTGAAGAAATGTTTGTGTGTCAGATCTTTAAGATTAAATCTCTATATTGGTTTTGCATCATAAGGCAGGTGTTTGTAAGTCAGAGATTCCCTGTATCAGTGTCCAACTTCTAGGTGATAGTCCAAAAGGAAAGAATAATAAAATATATAGTCCCTTACACCTGGGAAAGGGGTGGTTTAGTGATGCAggatcctgggaaacagtcagGTTGGTAGGACTGCCTCCCAGGAAAGCGGGAAATGTTTTTGGGATATGAAAAGTGAAATAGTGAGTGTTTAGTACCCAGAATTCCATGGTAAATGCAAACACATCCATGACACTGTTTGAGAATGAAGAGCTATTTGCCCCAGTTTCCTCAGTCTGACTCATCGAGTTAACTGACTCTTCATCAACCTGCCCTTCGCAGAGGTCAGCTGTGTCCAAACAGATCGAGCCTCTTCCAATAGCGATGGTGCGTTTGGAAGCAGTTGGTTGGATGGGGAGATGTTTAGGAATCTCTGTCAAGtgataaatagagtcatagagaagtacagcacggaaacagacccttcggtccaacccaatctagtcccacttgccagcacacggcccacatccctccaaacccttcttattcatatacccatccaaatgcctttttaaatgttgcaattgtaccagcctccaccacttccccaggcagctcatttcatacacgtaccaccctctgtgtgaaaaagttgccccttaggtctcttttatatctttcccctctcaccctaaacctatgccctctagttcacagaaaacagccccagcctgttcagcctctccctgtagctcaaatcctccaaccctggcaacatccttgtaaatcttttctgaaccctttcaagtttcacagcatctttctgataggaaggagaccagaattgcatgcagtattccaacagtggcctaaccaatgtcctgtacagccacaacatgacctcccaactcctgtactcaatactctgaccaataaaggaaagcataacaaacgccttcttcactatcctgcctacctgcgaccccactttcaaggagctatgaacctgcactccaaggtctctttgttcagcaacactccctaggaccttaccattaagtgtataagtcctgccaagatttgctttcccaaaatgcagcacctctcatttatctgaattcaactccatctgccacttcgcagCCCATTGGCTCAAAATGTTGAGAGAGACTTGAGACTGATGTTTTCCCACAGAGTGGCCAGGGCAGTGGTCCCAGCAGTATTCCCAGGAGCCTTTCAAGGAGCTCTGTGTTTGTAAAAGGAACGTTGGGAAGTTTCCAGGGAACGAGGGAGGCAGCCTGGGCTATCAGTGTGTGAAAAACAGTATGAGATCTCTTCCCTAGTTTGACAAGGCAATTGTTTTCCAGTCTCATTCCTTTCAGTGAAGACTAGTTGCATTGGTTACGCAGTCGGTACAATCCTGTGACACTTCTGTCTGGTACAGGCAGAGTGAGAGCTGCAGGGTGACTTATCCTGCTGAGTGTCATTGGAAATAGGAGTAATCCGAGACCTGGAATGGTGGTGTGACAGGCAGAGATTTCATCTAATAAGGTGATTTACAGTGAAGTGGAACTGAGAATCTCTCATGTTATCCGGGTCTTTCAGTAAACCTTCCTCATCTCCCTTCTGTTTTTACACCTCATGATGAATCAGTACGTCGGTGAGGGTTTATAAGACTGGCTGTCGTTGCAGAATTAAGACTGTTGTAGAACTTAAAGCAGGTTCAGCAGTTAGAATCAGAATGAGGGAGGttgtgttggaaatctgaaagagtTCTGCAGCCAGTCCGGCTCCCTTCAGTTCCACTCACAGGCCTGTGGAATGTGGCACAATCTATGGGCACTCTTCAGAAGGCAGCCAGGGTGGGAGACTCTGCTCCTTGTCCCCCTCCAGTGGCAGAGAGGAGCTGCTGCAGCAGCGTTGCCATTCCCACCAGTGAGACTCAGACCAGCTCCAGCACATCAGTGACCACACGCGGCTCCTTGGTGACCACTCGGATACTGCAGCTTCAGGAGGTCACAGTTTCACGGGAtgtccccttccccactcaccaccACGTGCCCTCCCGCCACCTCTCCACAAGACCCTCCCTGACAGCACCTTCTGTTCCCACAGCTCcacgcacacacccccccccctccatacCGCACATTCTCCTCACCGTGACCCCACATCATCTCCCCCACCACAAGTCCTGCCTCCTGCTGTGGAAAGTGCCATGTTGCTGTGTACGTTTGGAATACGGCGTtgagttctggtctccctgctacaggcaaaaagttgtgaaacttgaaagggtccagaaaaggttgacaaggatgttgccgggtttggagggtttgagctgcagggagaggctgaacagaccggggctgttttccctggagtgtcggaggctgaggggtgaccttatagaagtttataaaatcaagaggggcatggataggataaatatacaaagtcttttccccaggttaggagAGTCCTAAActcgagggcacaggtttaaggtgagaggggcaagatttaaaagggacctgagaggcaacattttacacagagggtggtatgtttatggaatgagctgccagaggaaggggtagaggctggtacaattacaacatttaagaggcatttagatgggtatatgaataggaggggtttggagggatatgggccgggtgctggcaaatgggactagattgggttgggatatctggtcagcagggacaagttggaccgaagggtctgtttccgtgctgtacgtctcttgGGGCTAACGTGTGTTATTTTTCCTATTTTGTTTTGCAGGTTGTGGTGACAAAGCCTGGGCAATGGCTCAGACCCTGCAGCTGGAGATTCCCAACTTTGGGAACACGGTGCTGGAGTGCCTGAACGAGCAGAGGCTGCAGGGCCTGTACTGCGACACCTCCATCGTGGTGAAGGGCCAGACATTCAAGGCTCACCGCGCCGTGCTGGCGGCTAACAGCTCCTACTTCCGCGACCTGTTCACCGGGAGCACCCGGGCCGCCTTCGAGCTCCCCGCGGCTGTGCAGCCGCAGAGCTTCCAGAACATTCTCAACTTCTGCTACACAGGAAGGCTGTGCATGAAGGCGGGCGAGCAATTCATGCTGATGTACACGGCCGGCTTCCTGCAGATCCAGCGCATCGTGGAGCGTGGCACCGAGCTGCTGTCCAAGGTCAGCTCGCCCAGGTGTGACTCGCAGGGTCTGAGCGTCGAGGAGCCCGCCTGGGAACCCCCCAGCCCCGCTGCAGccgcccctcaccccctccccctgcccctcgCCTCCCGTGTTAAGGTGGAGCAGAGCGAGGGGGCAGGGACGGGCGTGCCCCGAGGCCGCCGGGCTGGTGAGGGGCCCTCCGGGAGCAGCGCCAAGTCGGCCCGCCTCTCCCACGAGGGTCCGGCCTACCCTGCCGCGCTGCCCCGCGACCTCTCCAGCCCCGGAGCCAGCAGTGTCCACCCCAGCGACAGCCCCTTCTCCTGCCAGAACGACGAGGAGGACGACGAGGTGGAGGAGGAGGCggcgggagaggaggaggggctggAGGACATGACGGAGGAGCAGTACGTCCAGATGTGCAGCATGTACAACATCATGAGCGTCCCCCATGTCGGTAAGCAGGCTACGTGCCAAATGCCCACGCATACACGCACCCACCCTCCGCCAACTGCTGGGGGTCAACGGTcactaccccactctgtcactcttTCTACTCCTCACCTCAACTGTCAGAACATGGGgttaggaggaggccattcagtccactgaGCTTGCCCTGTCATCCGAGATCACAGCTGAACATCTGTCTGCGTATTCCCACACCGTCTTCATATTCCTTGATGCCATTCGTTTCCAGAATCCTGGTGAATTGAATTTCCATAGCTCTCCGGAGTTAAGGTTTTCCAAGATCCGCCCATCCttgggtgaagacattcctcctcatttctgtctaaATTGCACCCCAACTCTTCTCTCCCCCATCCCAACTTTATTTTGAGGTGGTCTCATAGGGGTTTCATAATATCTGCGTCCATACTATCACACCTATAAGGGTTTTGTACATTTCAGTGCACCTCATTCTTCAAAGCTGTAGGTAATACAGatacacctcccccaccccctcgaCATAAGATAGTCTGTTGTTCTGAAGGTTAGTCTGGTGAACTTCCATTGCACTGTCTCTTTGTTACCAGTGTTACAACActgggtaaactctcctgcttcatttaaaaccagcaacacagaaaagatttatcccgtgcagtaatctgtaacaatttgagtggccaagaactatgtaaagtaaaaattagcaatttttatttcttaaagtataacagacaATAATTAACTAATCcctatttacaatttctttctctaacctatcttttactttcccttctataatactagtctgatcaAACTTCCTAGTAAGATTTACAAAAGAACATTTCTTATCTCATAGAAATATCTCAGAACCAAGTAGCTGTAGGTTCTTGTCTTGGGATCTTCCAGTGTCGtcttttctccttgttaggaaTTCGTGTCACAAGTTACTGATCAAAAAGGTATTTTAGAGGTTTTTTTTTCAAGCAGTCTGGTACATGCTGGAtcgtggcagttctcctctcaactgttcaattttctccGGTCTTGTACCCTGGAgtatcggattgtgtcattggcttttaagatt
The sequence above is drawn from the Chiloscyllium punctatum isolate Juve2018m chromosome 7, sChiPun1.3, whole genome shotgun sequence genome and encodes:
- the LOC140479587 gene encoding LOW QUALITY PROTEIN: nucleus accumbens-associated protein 1-like (The sequence of the model RefSeq protein was modified relative to this genomic sequence to represent the inferred CDS: inserted 2 bases in 1 codon) produces the protein MAQTLQLEIPNFGNTVLECLNEQRLQGLYCDTSIVVKGQTFKAHRAVLAANSSYFRDLFTGSTRAAFELPAAVQPQSFQNILNFCYTGRLCMKAGEQFMLMYTAGFLQIQRIVERGTELLSKVSSPRCDSQGLSVEEPAWEPPSPAAAAPHPLPLPLASRVKVEQSEGAGTGVPRGRRAGEGPSGSSAKSARLSHEGPAYPAALPRDLSSPGASSVHPSDSPFSCQNDEEDDEVEEEAAGEEEGLEDMTEEQYVQMCSMYNIMSVPHVAQPERVEALPDHVXTARSRMRIRHDLAVLPADLINQIGHRCHPKLYVEGDPTEKLELVTGTSVYITRAQLMNCHICAGTRHKVLLRRLLAAFFDRNTLANSCGTGIRSSLCDPSRKPLDSRILNAIKVYCQNFAPNFKESEMNAIAADMCTNARRVVRKHWIPKLKLMLAEGDGVYRSVITDAASGNLPDGVSGNQEVELQGTGQRHEASGMRATGTAHRYETGFPEGLEDTGNGIVEAPN